The Cervus canadensis isolate Bull #8, Minnesota chromosome X, ASM1932006v1, whole genome shotgun sequence genome contains a region encoding:
- the CYLC1 gene encoding cylicin-1, translating to MSLPRLCLGDLINEDIYTWNSLCRQEINIITYDNSIPIIESSKKLWNQQYFTIAFPKPSQPGGKKRLRPSEIQITAPRHDKRNVDELQKPAHIWIRHSLRKKIQSPSINLTIRRQASFRHITHSKKAESKKCKDDKKGTTLKKISKKDTGPHEIDEKPKRGSKADKTPSKSSHESQLSKKLKSKSEANPESKDSIQVSIKHPKKDKRYSKDSKEMDFESISTKKYSKSSNNNSDAISETFSKNSSNVGLMMHLGESDAESMEFDMWLKNYSQNNSKKPTKKDAKKDAKGKGSDAESVDSKDAKKDAKKDKKGAAKDTKKDAKKDAESTDAESGDSKDAKKGKKESKKDDKKKDAKKDAASDAESGDSKDAKKDSKKGKKDDKKKDAKKDAESTDAESGDSKDAKKDSKKGKKDSKKDDKKKDTKKDAESTDAESGDSKDEKKDSKKGKKDSKKDDKKKDAKKDAVSTDADSESEGDAKKGGKDSKKDKKDLKKDDKKKSAMKSEESTETESDWESKKVKRESKKDAKKSAKKDTESSDAESDVSSKRDLKKTEMFKSSDAESEESLFKPGPKKRVDESDATSTDSKKDAVELKRGIKMPSRRTTFKEKGKKIGTGRVPPSRERAPLPPCEPLLPSPRVKRLCWCQMPPPPPKPRYAPLPEAKWIHKLL from the exons GTGTTTGGGAGACTTAATCAATGAAGACATCTACACCTGGAATTCTCTATGTAG gcAAGAAATAAACATCATAACATATGATAATTCCATACCAA TCATTGAATCAAGCAAAAAATTATGGAATCAACAATATTTCACTATAGCATTTCCCAAACCATCCCAGCCAGGTGGAAAAAAGAGATTAAGACCTTCAGAAATACAAATCACAGCTCCT AGACATGACAAAAGAAATGTAGATGAACTTCAGAAGCCAGCTCATATATGGATAAGgcattctttaaggaaaaaaattcaaagtccATCTATTAATTTAACCATCAGGAGACAGGCCTCATTCAGACATATAACCCATTCTAAAAAGGCAGAATCTAAAAAGTGCAAAGATGACAAAAAAGGAACAACTTTGAAGAAAATTTCCAAGAAAGACACAGGCCCACATGAAATAGATGAGAAACCTAAAAGAGGAAGTAAAGCAGATAAAACTCCATCAAAATCATCACATGAAAGTCAACTATCTAAGAAGTTAAAGTCCAAATCAGAAGCAAACCCAGAATCCAAAGATTCTATACAAGTTTCAATAAAGCATCCAAAAAAAGATAAGAGATATTCAAAAGATTCCAAGGAGATGGATTTTGAATCCATAAGTACAAAGAAGTACTCTAAGAGCTCAAATAATAATTCTGATGCCATATCAGAGACTTTCTCAAAAAATAGTTCAAATGTGGGTTTAATGATGCATTTAGGGGAGTCAGATGCTGAATCCATGGAATTTGATATGTGGTTAAAGAATTATTCACAGAATAATTCAAAGAAGCCCACAAAGAAGGATGCAAAAAAAGATGCAAAGGGGAAGGGCTCTGATgctgaatctgtagattcaaaagatgcaaagaaagatgcaaagaaagataagaaggGTGCAGCTAAAGACACCAAGAAGGATGCAAAGAAGGATGCAGAGTCTACTGATGCAGAATCTGGAgactcaaaagatgcaaagaaaggcaagaaaGAGTCAAAGAAAGATGACAAGAAAAAGGATGCCAAGAAGGATGCTGCATCTGATGCAGAATCTGGAGACTCAAAGGATGCAAAGAAAGATTCAAAAAAGGGCAAGAAAGATGATAAGAAAAAGGATGCCAAGAAAGATGCAGAGTCTACTGATGCAGAATCTGGAGACTCAAAGGATGCAAAGAAAGATTCGAAAAAGGGCAAGAAAGATTCAAAGAAGGATGATAAGAAAAAGGATACCAAGAAAGATGCAGAGTCTACCGATGCAGAATCTGGAGActcaaaggatgaaaagaaagatTCAAAAAAGGGCAAGAAAGATTCAAAGAAAGATGATAAGAAAAAGGATGCCAAGAAGGATGCTGTGTCTACTGATGCTGATTCTGAATCTGAAGGGGATGCAAAAAAGGGTGGAAAAGAttcaaagaaagataagaaagatttAAAGAAAGATGACAAAAAGAAGTCTGCAATGAAATCTGAAGAGTCTACTGAAACTGAGTCTGACTGGGAGTCAAAGAAGGTTAAACGAGAATCAAAGAAAGATGCCAAAAAGAGTGCAAAGAAGGACACAGAGTCTAGTGATGCTGAATCTGATGTGTCTTCCAAAAGAGACCTAAAGAAGACTGAAATGTTCAAAAGTTCAGATGCTGAATCTGAAGAGTCTCTATTTAAACCTGGGCCTAAAAAGAGAGTTGATGAATCAGATGCcacatctacagattcaaagaaGGATGCAGTGGAACTAAAAAGAGGAATCAAAATGCCATCCCGGAGGACTACattcaaagaaaaaggaaaaaaaataggtacAGGTAGAGTTCCTCCATCAAGAGAAAGAGCACCACTACCTCCTTGTGAGCCTTTATTGCCATCACCTAGAGTCAAACGTCTCTGTTGGTGCCAGATGCCTCCTCCACCTCCAAAGCCAAGATACGCTCCTTTG